A part of Lacinutrix sp. 5H-3-7-4 genomic DNA contains:
- a CDS encoding viroplasmin family protein, giving the protein MSKKKKKYYTVWKGHKTGVFDSWNTCKSLIKDYEGAQYKSFATFDAAKEALKGNYFDYIGKNKSFKSELSLEQLKKIGQPNYNSISVDAASSGNPGIMEYRGVDTKTKQQLFIQGPFAQGTNNLGEFLALVHGLSFLKKHNSDRIIYTDSRTAMSWVRKKTCNSKLERNAKNKPVYDLVDRAVKWLKENDYKTTIVKWETKAWGEIPADFGRK; this is encoded by the coding sequence ATGAGTAAAAAAAAGAAAAAATATTATACCGTTTGGAAAGGACATAAAACTGGAGTTTTCGATTCTTGGAATACTTGTAAATCTTTAATTAAAGATTATGAAGGTGCCCAGTACAAGTCTTTTGCAACGTTTGATGCAGCAAAAGAAGCTCTAAAGGGAAATTATTTCGATTATATAGGAAAAAATAAAAGTTTTAAAAGTGAATTGTCTCTAGAGCAACTAAAAAAAATAGGACAACCAAACTATAATTCTATTTCTGTAGACGCTGCTTCTAGTGGAAATCCTGGAATCATGGAATATCGTGGAGTAGACACTAAAACAAAACAACAACTTTTTATACAAGGACCTTTTGCTCAAGGCACAAATAATTTAGGAGAATTTTTAGCATTAGTTCATGGTTTAAGTTTTTTAAAAAAACATAATAGTGATCGTATTATATATACAGACTCTAGAACAGCTATGAGTTGGGTGCGTAAAAAAACATGTAATAGCAAGTTAGAACGTAATGCAAAAAACAAACCAGTTTACGATTTGGTAGACCGTGCAGTTAAATGGCTAAAAGAAAACGATTATAAAACAACCATTGTAAAATGGGAGACTAAAGCTTGGGGAGAAATACCTGCAGATTTTGGGAGAAAATAA
- a CDS encoding IPExxxVDY family protein — MAIKKLVLNDFFEEENFSLIGIHCTIEDYRLAFLLNQALNLKLTRQDKDIDNNNQETNFSFFEWVDDTQYTTWNLVSNTCKVTSNEINNKIGSLFSNSESFTKTHHLVSEYSKANYLLKINNEFQAKKEKIILEKILKIKQVITAYSIDSNTLKSKDQLIFN, encoded by the coding sequence ATGGCAATTAAAAAACTCGTTTTAAATGATTTTTTTGAAGAAGAAAATTTCTCCTTAATTGGTATTCATTGTACAATTGAAGATTATCGCTTAGCCTTTCTACTTAACCAAGCCTTAAATCTAAAATTAACCAGACAAGATAAAGACATCGACAACAACAATCAAGAAACAAACTTTTCGTTTTTTGAATGGGTAGACGACACGCAGTATACAACCTGGAATTTAGTTTCAAATACCTGTAAAGTAACATCTAATGAAATTAACAACAAAATAGGCTCTCTCTTTTCTAACAGTGAATCGTTTACAAAAACACACCACTTAGTATCAGAGTATAGTAAGGCTAATTATTTACTTAAAATAAATAATGAGTTTCAAGCTAAAAAAGAAAAAATTATATTAGAAAAAATACTAAAAATTAAACAAGTTATTACAGCTTATAGTATTGACTCTAACACATTAAAATCTAAAGACCAACTAATATTTAACTAA
- a CDS encoding amidophosphoribosyltransferase → MSDALKHECGIAHIRLLKPLEFYKEKYGSAFYGVNKMYLMMEKQHNRGQDGAGFASIKLDTKPGERYISRVRSIQQQPIQDIFAQINERINNELVAHPEYNESVALQKSKIPYIGEVLLGHVRYGTFGKNSVESVHPFLRQNNWQHRNLILAGNFNMTNVKELFANLVELGQHPKEYTDTITIMEKIGHFLDDAVSKIYKKLKKEGYKKNECSPLIAERLNVAKILRRAAKNWDGGYAMAGLLGHGDSFVLRDPAGIRPAYYYKDDEVVVVASERPVIQTVFNVDFNDVKELDPGHAIITKKSGEVSIEEILEPLERKACSFERIYFSRGSDAEIYQERKMLGRLLMPKVLKAINNDTANSVFSYIPNTAETSFYGMIETVEEHLNERKTQAILDGDGKLSKQQVIDILEERPRIEKIAIKDVKLRTFITEDSSRDDLVAHVYDVTYGVIKPTDNLVIIDDSIVRGTTLKKSIIKMMDRLHPKKIVVVSSAPQIRFPDCYGIDMANLETLVAFNAALELLKEAGKYDLVETVYHKCKAQEHLEDKDVKNFVNEIYDQFTTEEISAKISQLLSDETVNAEVEIIFQPVENLHKACPKNLGDWYFTGNYPTVGGNRVVNRAFINFFEGNKERAY, encoded by the coding sequence ATGAGTGATGCTTTAAAACACGAGTGCGGTATTGCACATATTAGACTTTTAAAACCATTAGAATTCTATAAAGAAAAATATGGAAGTGCATTTTACGGAGTAAATAAAATGTATTTAATGATGGAAAAGCAGCATAATCGAGGTCAGGATGGTGCAGGATTTGCTAGTATAAAATTAGACACTAAACCAGGAGAACGTTATATAAGTCGCGTTAGATCTATACAACAGCAACCTATTCAAGATATTTTTGCCCAAATTAATGAGCGTATAAATAATGAACTTGTTGCACATCCAGAGTATAATGAAAGTGTAGCACTGCAAAAAAGTAAAATACCATATATAGGAGAAGTACTTTTAGGTCATGTGCGTTATGGTACATTTGGTAAAAATAGTGTAGAAAGTGTACATCCTTTTTTACGCCAAAATAATTGGCAGCATAGAAACCTAATTTTAGCAGGTAACTTTAATATGACTAATGTTAAAGAATTATTTGCTAATCTAGTAGAGCTTGGTCAACACCCAAAAGAATATACAGACACCATTACTATAATGGAGAAAATTGGACATTTTCTTGATGATGCTGTTAGTAAAATTTACAAAAAATTAAAAAAAGAAGGATATAAAAAAAATGAATGCTCACCATTAATAGCAGAGCGTTTAAACGTAGCAAAAATATTACGTAGAGCTGCTAAAAATTGGGATGGTGGTTATGCAATGGCAGGATTGCTTGGTCATGGAGATTCTTTTGTATTAAGAGATCCGGCAGGAATTCGTCCAGCATATTATTATAAAGATGATGAAGTCGTTGTTGTAGCATCAGAAAGACCAGTGATACAAACTGTTTTTAATGTAGATTTTAACGATGTTAAAGAGTTAGATCCAGGTCACGCTATTATTACTAAAAAATCTGGAGAAGTATCTATTGAAGAAATTCTAGAGCCTTTAGAACGTAAAGCATGCTCGTTTGAACGTATTTATTTTTCTAGAGGTAGTGATGCTGAAATTTATCAAGAACGTAAAATGTTAGGTAGACTTTTAATGCCAAAAGTTTTAAAAGCTATTAATAACGATACAGCAAACTCTGTTTTTTCTTACATTCCAAATACAGCCGAAACCTCTTTTTATGGTATGATAGAAACTGTAGAAGAGCATTTAAATGAACGTAAAACTCAAGCTATTTTAGATGGTGACGGTAAATTAAGCAAACAACAGGTTATAGATATTTTAGAAGAAAGACCTCGTATAGAAAAAATAGCAATAAAAGACGTAAAATTAAGAACGTTTATTACTGAAGATAGTAGCCGAGATGATTTGGTTGCTCACGTTTATGATGTTACATACGGTGTAATTAAACCTACAGATAATTTAGTAATTATTGACGATAGTATTGTTCGTGGCACAACACTAAAAAAGAGTATTATTAAAATGATGGATAGGCTACATCCTAAAAAAATAGTAGTTGTATCATCTGCTCCACAAATTCGTTTTCCTGATTGCTATGGTATTGATATGGCAAATTTAGAAACATTAGTAGCTTTTAATGCTGCTTTAGAATTGTTAAAAGAAGCGGGAAAATATGATTTAGTAGAAACTGTATACCATAAATGTAAAGCTCAAGAACATTTAGAAGATAAAGATGTAAAGAACTTTGTAAATGAAATTTACGATCAATTTACAACCGAAGAAATTTCGGCTAAAATCTCACAATTGTTAAGTGATGAAACTGTAAATGCAGAAGTAGAAATAATATTCCAACCAGTAGAAAATTTACATAAAGCTTGTCCTAAAAATTTAGGCGATTGGTACTTTACAGGAAATTATCCAACCGTTGGAGGAAATAGAGTTGTAAACCGAGCATTTATTAACTTTTTTGAAGGAAATAAAGAGCGTGCATATTAA
- the fabF gene encoding beta-ketoacyl-ACP synthase II translates to MELKRVVVTGLGALTPIGNTKDEYWDALINGKSGAAPITYFDTEKFKTKFACELKNFVATDFLDRKEARKMDRFTQYAMVASDEAIADANLNLDTVNKLRVGVIWGAGIGGLETFQNEVLNFAQGDGSPRFNPFFIPKMIADIAPGNISIKNGFMGPNYTTVSACASSANAMIDALNYIRLGHCDVIVTGGSEAAVTIAGMGGFNAMHALSTRNESPETASRPFDASRDGFVLGEGAGAIILEEYEHAKARGAKIYAEVVGGGMSSDAHHMTAPHPDGIGVIAVMKNCLENAGLKPEDVDHINTHGTSTPLGDVAELKAISKVFGDHAKNININSTKSMTGHLLGAAGAVESIASILAMEHGVVPPTINHENVDENIDPNLNLTLNKPQKRDIKVAMSNTFGFGGHNACVLFKKLD, encoded by the coding sequence ATGGAACTTAAGCGAGTTGTAGTTACGGGTCTAGGAGCACTTACACCAATTGGAAATACCAAAGATGAATATTGGGATGCCCTAATTAACGGTAAAAGTGGTGCTGCGCCTATTACGTATTTTGATACTGAAAAGTTTAAAACAAAATTCGCGTGTGAGTTAAAAAACTTTGTCGCAACCGATTTTCTAGATAGAAAAGAGGCGCGAAAAATGGACAGGTTTACGCAGTACGCAATGGTCGCATCTGATGAGGCTATTGCGGACGCGAACCTAAATTTAGATACCGTTAACAAACTTAGAGTTGGCGTTATCTGGGGAGCAGGAATTGGAGGTCTAGAAACTTTTCAAAACGAGGTTTTAAACTTTGCGCAAGGTGATGGTTCACCTAGATTTAATCCTTTCTTTATCCCTAAAATGATTGCAGATATTGCTCCAGGAAACATATCCATTAAAAATGGTTTTATGGGTCCTAATTACACAACTGTATCTGCGTGTGCTTCTTCTGCAAATGCTATGATAGATGCATTAAACTATATTCGTTTAGGACATTGCGATGTTATTGTTACTGGTGGCAGTGAAGCCGCTGTAACCATTGCAGGAATGGGCGGATTTAATGCAATGCATGCTTTATCAACCAGAAACGAAAGTCCAGAGACAGCTTCAAGACCGTTTGATGCTTCTAGAGATGGTTTTGTTTTAGGCGAAGGCGCTGGAGCGATTATTCTTGAAGAATATGAGCACGCTAAAGCTAGAGGTGCAAAAATTTATGCTGAAGTTGTTGGTGGTGGCATGTCTAGTGACGCACACCATATGACAGCTCCACATCCAGATGGAATAGGTGTTATTGCAGTTATGAAAAATTGTCTAGAAAATGCAGGTTTAAAACCTGAAGATGTAGACCATATAAATACTCATGGTACCTCAACGCCATTAGGAGATGTTGCAGAACTTAAAGCAATATCTAAAGTTTTTGGAGACCATGCTAAAAATATTAATATAAATTCTACTAAGTCAATGACTGGTCATTTACTTGGTGCCGCAGGTGCTGTAGAATCTATTGCTTCTATATTAGCAATGGAGCATGGCGTTGTACCACCAACTATTAACCATGAAAATGTAGACGAAAACATAGATCCTAATTTAAACTTAACGCTAAACAAACCTCAAAAACGTGATATAAAGGTTGCAATGAGTAATACCTTTGGTTTTGGCGGACATAATGCTTGTGTATTATTTAAAAAGTTAGATTAG
- a CDS encoding superoxide dismutase, protein MAFELPKLKYAYDALEPNIDARTMEIHHTKHHNGYTTKLNNAIEGTELEGKTIENILLNLDMENKAVRNNGGGFYNHSLFWDVMNPEDKGRLSGELKDAIEAEFESVDAFKDAFSKAAATQFGSGWAWLCVHKGGKVEVCSTPNQDNPLMPGVTCGGTPILGLDVWEHAYYLNYQNRRPDYIDAFFKVINWNEVERRYAEAK, encoded by the coding sequence ATGGCTTTCGAATTACCGAAATTAAAATATGCATACGACGCATTAGAACCAAATATTGATGCGCGTACAATGGAAATACATCATACTAAACACCACAATGGTTATACAACAAAATTAAATAACGCTATTGAGGGTACAGAGTTAGAAGGAAAAACTATAGAGAATATTCTTTTAAACTTGGACATGGAAAACAAAGCTGTTAGAAATAATGGTGGTGGTTTTTATAATCACTCTTTATTTTGGGATGTAATGAATCCTGAAGATAAAGGACGTTTATCTGGCGAATTAAAAGATGCTATTGAAGCAGAGTTTGAATCTGTAGATGCTTTTAAAGATGCTTTTAGTAAAGCTGCAGCAACACAGTTTGGTTCTGGTTGGGCTTGGTTGTGCGTGCACAAAGGAGGAAAAGTAGAAGTTTGTTCTACACCAAACCAAGATAACCCATTAATGCCTGGCGTAACTTGTGGAGGAACACCAATTTTAGGTTTAGATGTTTGGGAACATGCCTACTATTTAAATTACCAAAACAGAAGACCAGATTATATTGATGCTTTTTTTAAAGTAATTAACTGGAACGAAGTTGAAAGACGCTACGCAGAAGCTAAATAA
- the rnc gene encoding ribonuclease III gives MKRFRNIFSKSKEEKGEFFITVSQIIGYKPKTIKHFKTAFTHRSMNIRNSKGNIVNYERLEFLGDAMLSAVIAHHLYEEVPSGDEGYLTKMRSKVVSREHLNELGRDLKLINLVESKIPKGQFGDNIHGNLFESLVGAIYLDGGFKACEKFIYKRVITPFVDIEQLEGKVISYKSLLIEWCQKEKKTFDYNVYEDTGNDNIRHFSVKLSIDNKIVSKGRATSKKKAEEKASKRAFFVFQNQISKTLS, from the coding sequence ATGAAAAGATTTCGAAACATATTCTCAAAATCTAAAGAAGAAAAAGGAGAATTTTTCATCACAGTTTCACAAATTATAGGTTATAAACCTAAAACTATTAAACACTTTAAAACAGCGTTTACTCACCGTTCTATGAATATTAGAAACAGTAAGGGTAATATTGTAAACTATGAGCGTTTAGAGTTTTTAGGCGATGCTATGTTGAGTGCAGTAATAGCACACCACTTATATGAAGAGGTTCCTAGTGGAGACGAAGGTTACCTAACAAAAATGCGCTCTAAAGTAGTTAGTAGAGAGCATTTAAATGAGCTTGGAAGAGACTTAAAACTAATAAATCTAGTAGAAAGTAAAATACCAAAAGGACAATTTGGTGATAATATACACGGGAATTTATTTGAGTCTTTAGTAGGTGCTATCTATTTAGATGGTGGTTTTAAAGCCTGCGAAAAATTTATTTACAAGCGTGTTATCACACCTTTTGTAGATATCGAACAATTAGAAGGTAAGGTAATTAGCTATAAGAGTTTACTTATAGAATGGTGCCAAAAAGAAAAGAAAACCTTCGATTATAATGTATATGAAGATACTGGAAATGATAATATTCGTCATTTCTCTGTAAAATTATCCATTGACAATAAAATTGTTTCAAAAGGACGAGCAACTTCCAAGAAAAAAGCCGAAGAAAAAGCATCTAAAAGAGCATTTTTTGTGTTTCAAAATCAAATTTCAAAAACTTTATCATAG
- a CDS encoding exodeoxyribonuclease V subunit beta, translating to MSYKSSFQVYNASAGSGKTYTLVKEYLKILFSTSSNYQFKNILAITFTNKAVGEMKARILEMLNVFSSTHNLNEPHAMFFDIAQELEMEHKALQKKAEIILQTIMHNYAAFDISTIDGFNHRLIRTFAHDLKLPLNFEVELDTDSILSEAVDRLIAKAGANKALTKVLVDFAIEKADDDKSWDVALDFNKIAKLLIKESDLEFVKSLENKTLEDFKALKFNLKKIIQEVEDNCLAIAEKALNLIETNNIPHNHFNNTDLPNHFIKMKNLKIKDLLFEGRLVKNLEKESYYGGKATKETKQSIDNIIDELKTLFYASKLLPERYLLPKAIYKNLTPLSVLSAINKELLAIKAEESKMLISEFNAIISKEIKGQPTPFIYERMGEKFKHYFIDEFQDTSQMQWENLIPLIDNTLSGENMKAEKGSAMIVGDAKQAIYRWRGGKAEQFMALFNKQNSPFFIDQEVKNLESNFRSLETIVNFNNSFFKHVASMAFINEDYSNLYQQSHQKPSNNTTGFVSLNFIDFDEEEDKDKVYTEHVLNTIISCQEQGYNLKDISILVRKKKHGIAIAEYLNSKGIQITSSETMLINSAPEVRFINNILTLLLNPNNIECKVDILNFIAEKYNIEDKHTYFITNMNLSLEAYFQSFERFNIYVNPNNLIQLGLFDLAETIVRRFNLVNVSNAYIQYYLDVVLEYSQKNISDLSAFLDYFNSKKEKLSIVSPQEQDAIQIMTIHKSKGLEFPVVIFPYAEINIYEDIEPKEWFNLNPEQFNGFNYALLNYSKAFETYGEQGNQIHIKHQGALELDSLNLLYVALTRPVEQLHVIGKRDINKKGDVNLKSYSGLLINYLMSISIWDNEKTTYSFGKAEKPKSEPKQQKIQTLKQEEFISTAKEDHDIKVITNSGYLWDTKQENALEKGNLVHDLMEHIKTESDIDFAVKDFESNGIINSTQAAVLKNTILEIVNHKELLDYFTSNYTIYNERDIISKTGKLYRPDRLVINEKNEVVIIDYKTGLHNPKYQHQLQDYQDILEEMNFKILKKILIYINKEITITSYN from the coding sequence ATGTCTTACAAGTCTTCTTTTCAAGTTTATAATGCATCTGCTGGTAGTGGAAAAACCTATACATTAGTTAAAGAGTATCTTAAAATTTTATTCTCAACCTCAAGCAATTATCAGTTTAAAAATATTTTGGCAATTACTTTTACCAATAAGGCTGTTGGAGAAATGAAAGCTAGAATTTTAGAGATGCTAAATGTTTTTTCATCTACACATAATTTAAACGAGCCGCACGCAATGTTTTTTGATATTGCACAAGAATTAGAAATGGAGCACAAGGCGCTTCAAAAAAAAGCAGAGATAATTTTACAAACCATAATGCATAATTATGCTGCTTTCGATATTTCTACTATAGATGGTTTTAATCACAGGTTAATTAGAACCTTTGCTCATGATTTAAAATTACCTCTAAATTTTGAAGTAGAATTAGATACAGATTCTATTTTAAGTGAAGCTGTAGACCGTTTAATTGCTAAAGCAGGAGCCAATAAAGCGCTTACTAAAGTATTGGTTGATTTTGCGATTGAAAAGGCAGATGATGATAAAAGTTGGGATGTCGCATTAGATTTTAACAAAATTGCGAAACTTCTTATTAAAGAAAGTGACTTAGAATTTGTAAAGAGTTTAGAAAATAAAACATTAGAAGATTTTAAGGCTTTAAAGTTTAACTTAAAGAAAATCATTCAAGAGGTAGAAGACAATTGTTTAGCTATTGCAGAAAAAGCTCTTAATTTGATTGAAACTAATAATATACCTCATAACCATTTTAATAATACTGATTTACCAAATCATTTTATAAAAATGAAAAATCTTAAAATTAAAGATTTGCTTTTTGAGGGTAGATTGGTAAAAAACCTAGAAAAGGAAAGTTACTATGGTGGTAAAGCTACTAAAGAAACTAAGCAGAGTATAGATAATATTATAGATGAATTGAAGACACTTTTTTATGCTTCAAAACTTTTGCCAGAACGTTACTTATTACCAAAAGCAATTTATAAAAATCTCACACCATTATCTGTTTTATCTGCAATAAACAAAGAACTTTTAGCAATTAAGGCAGAAGAAAGTAAAATGCTAATAAGTGAATTTAATGCTATAATTAGTAAAGAAATAAAAGGGCAGCCAACACCTTTTATCTATGAACGAATGGGAGAAAAGTTTAAGCATTATTTTATAGACGAGTTTCAGGATACCTCGCAAATGCAATGGGAAAACTTAATACCATTAATAGATAATACATTATCTGGTGAAAACATGAAAGCCGAAAAAGGTTCTGCAATGATTGTTGGTGATGCCAAACAAGCAATATACAGATGGCGTGGTGGAAAAGCAGAGCAATTTATGGCGCTTTTTAATAAACAAAACTCACCGTTTTTTATAGACCAAGAAGTAAAAAACTTAGAGTCAAATTTTAGAAGTTTAGAAACTATTGTAAATTTTAATAATTCATTTTTTAAACATGTTGCCTCTATGGCGTTTATAAATGAAGACTATAGCAACTTATACCAGCAATCTCATCAAAAACCTTCAAATAATACAACTGGTTTTGTGAGTTTAAACTTTATAGATTTTGATGAGGAAGAAGATAAAGATAAAGTTTATACAGAACATGTTTTAAATACTATAATTAGCTGTCAAGAGCAAGGGTACAATTTAAAAGACATATCAATTTTAGTAAGAAAAAAGAAACATGGTATTGCAATTGCAGAATATTTAAATAGTAAAGGTATACAAATTACATCTAGTGAGACAATGTTAATTAATAGTGCTCCCGAAGTACGCTTTATTAATAATATACTCACGCTTTTGCTCAACCCAAATAATATAGAATGTAAAGTAGATATCTTAAATTTTATAGCAGAAAAGTATAATATAGAAGATAAACACACATATTTTATAACCAATATGAATTTGTCACTTGAAGCCTATTTTCAAAGTTTTGAGCGATTTAATATTTATGTAAATCCAAATAATTTAATACAGTTAGGCTTGTTTGATTTGGCCGAAACAATAGTAAGGCGATTTAACTTGGTAAACGTATCAAACGCATATATTCAATATTATCTTGATGTTGTTTTAGAATATTCACAAAAAAATATTTCAGACTTATCTGCATTTTTAGATTATTTTAATTCAAAAAAAGAGAAGCTTAGTATTGTTTCACCACAAGAGCAAGATGCCATTCAAATAATGACAATTCATAAATCAAAAGGTTTAGAGTTTCCTGTTGTAATTTTTCCTTATGCCGAAATAAATATATACGAAGACATAGAACCTAAAGAATGGTTTAATTTAAATCCAGAACAATTTAACGGATTTAATTACGCATTGCTAAATTATAGTAAAGCATTCGAAACATATGGAGAACAAGGAAATCAAATACATATTAAGCATCAAGGAGCGTTAGAGCTTGATAGTTTAAATTTATTATACGTTGCTTTAACAAGGCCAGTAGAGCAGTTGCACGTAATAGGAAAAAGAGATATTAATAAAAAAGGAGATGTAAATTTAAAATCATATTCGGGTTTATTAATTAACTATTTAATGAGTATTTCTATTTGGGATAATGAAAAAACAACTTACAGTTTTGGCAAAGCAGAAAAACCAAAAAGTGAACCCAAGCAACAAAAAATTCAAACGCTAAAACAAGAAGAGTTTATATCAACAGCAAAAGAAGACCATGATATTAAAGTAATAACAAACTCTGGCTATTTATGGGATACAAAACAAGAAAACGCCTTAGAAAAAGGGAACCTGGTTCACGACTTAATGGAACATATTAAAACCGAAAGTGATATAGATTTCGCAGTAAAAGATTTTGAGTCTAATGGTATTATAAATAGTACTCAGGCCGCAGTTTTAAAAAACACAATATTAGAAATTGTTAACCACAAAGAGCTTTTAGATTATTTTACCTCAAACTATACAATATATAATGAACGAGATATTATTTCTAAAACAGGAAAACTATATAGGCCAGATCGTTTAGTAATTAACGAAAAAAATGAAGTTGTAATTATAGATTATAAAACAGGATTACATAATCCCAAATACCAACATCAACTCCAGGATTATCAAGATATTTTAGAAGAAATGAATTTTAAAATATTAAAAAAGATACTAATATATATTAATAAAGAAATTACAATTACAAGTTATAATTAA
- a CDS encoding PfkB family carbohydrate kinase — protein sequence MSKLVIVGTVAFDAIETPFGKTDKILGGAATYIGLSASNFNNVDAAAVSVVGGDFPQEYLDLLTNRNIDIEGVEIVKDGKTFFWSGKYHNDMNSRDTLATELNVLEHFTPVVPESYKDAEIVMLGNLHPLTQQSVLDQMSKKPKLAILDTMNFWMDIAMDDLKAVLKNVDVITINDEEARQLSGEYSLVNAAKKIHEMGPQYVVIKKGEHGALLFNDGNMFYAPALPLAEVFDPTGAGDTFAGGFAGYIAKTRNISFENMKNAVIYGSALASFCVEKFGTERMLTLTDEEIFERLQQFKDLTQFEIELK from the coding sequence ATGAGCAAATTAGTAATAGTAGGTACGGTAGCTTTTGACGCTATAGAAACACCTTTTGGTAAAACCGATAAAATTCTTGGAGGAGCAGCAACTTATATAGGTTTATCTGCTTCAAATTTTAATAATGTAGATGCAGCAGCAGTATCTGTAGTTGGAGGCGATTTTCCGCAGGAATATTTAGATCTATTAACAAATAGAAATATTGATATAGAAGGAGTAGAAATTGTAAAAGATGGAAAAACTTTCTTTTGGAGTGGAAAATATCATAACGATATGAATTCTAGGGACACTTTGGCAACAGAGTTAAACGTATTAGAACATTTTACACCTGTAGTTCCAGAAAGTTATAAGGATGCAGAAATTGTGATGCTTGGAAATCTACATCCACTTACGCAGCAAAGTGTTTTAGACCAAATGTCTAAAAAACCAAAACTAGCAATTTTAGACACCATGAATTTCTGGATGGATATTGCTATGGATGATTTAAAAGCAGTATTAAAAAATGTAGATGTTATTACAATTAACGATGAGGAAGCTCGCCAGTTATCTGGAGAATATTCTTTAGTCAATGCGGCTAAGAAAATTCATGAAATGGGACCACAATACGTTGTAATTAAAAAAGGAGAACATGGCGCATTACTTTTTAACGATGGTAATATGTTTTATGCACCAGCTTTACCATTAGCAGAAGTTTTTGATCCAACTGGAGCAGGAGACACATTTGCAGGAGGTTTTGCCGGATATATAGCAAAAACAAGAAATATCTCTTTTGAAAACATGAAAAATGCAGTTATTTATGGGTCTGCATTAGCATCGTTTTGTGTCGAGAAATTTGGAACCGAGCGTATGCTAACGCTAACAGACGAAGAAATATTTGAGCGTCTACAACAATTCAAGGATTTAACACAATTCGAAATAGAATTAAAATAA
- a CDS encoding acyl carrier protein, whose amino-acid sequence MSDIASRVKAIIVDKLGVDENEVVTEASFTNDLGADSLDTVELIMEFEKEFDIQIPDDQAENIATVGQAVSYIEAAK is encoded by the coding sequence ATGTCAGACATTGCATCAAGAGTAAAAGCGATAATCGTAGACAAATTAGGTGTTGATGAAAACGAAGTTGTAACTGAAGCTAGCTTCACAAACGACCTAGGAGCAGATTCATTAGACACTGTAGAATTAATCATGGAATTCGAAAAAGAATTCGATATCCAAATTCCAGATGACCAAGCAGAAAACATTGCAACAGTAGGTCAAGCTGTATCATACATTGAAGCTGCAAAATAA
- a CDS encoding phosphoribosylglycinamide formyltransferase → MKRVVIFASGSGSNAENLIRFFQNRDNASVIQVLTNNPHAKVLDRCKKLKISALSFNKIAFTETDHVLNILKSNNPDLIVLAGFLWKFPENILKHFPNKVINVHPALLPKFGGKGMYGIHVHEAVINKKETETGITIHYVNENYDEGAIIFQAKCEVKTSDSAQDVAAKIHELEMKHFPVVVENILNSK, encoded by the coding sequence ATGAAACGTGTAGTAATTTTTGCGTCCGGTAGCGGAAGTAATGCTGAAAATTTAATAAGGTTTTTTCAAAATAGGGACAATGCGTCTGTAATTCAAGTATTAACTAACAATCCGCATGCCAAAGTGTTGGATCGTTGTAAAAAACTGAAGATTAGTGCTTTGTCTTTTAATAAAATTGCTTTTACAGAGACAGATCATGTACTTAATATTTTAAAAAGTAATAATCCAGATCTAATAGTATTGGCTGGCTTTTTATGGAAATTTCCAGAAAACATATTAAAACACTTCCCTAATAAAGTAATAAATGTACATCCCGCTTTATTGCCAAAATTTGGAGGAAAAGGCATGTATGGTATACATGTGCATGAAGCGGTTATTAACAAAAAAGAAACCGAAACAGGTATAACAATTCACTATGTAAATGAAAATTATGACGAAGGAGCCATCATTTTTCAAGCAAAATGTGAGGTGAAAACGTCAGATTCTGCTCAAGATGTTGCAGCAAAAATTCATGAATTAGAAATGAAACATTTTCCGGTAGTGGTAGAAAATATTTTAAATTCGAAATAA